From one Alicyclobacillus acidocaldarius subsp. acidocaldarius Tc-4-1 genomic stretch:
- a CDS encoding DUF3891 family protein translates to MIVVDEGDAFRMVAQYDHSLHAGEMGAWLRDEAFSTLDRRTSVLTGVAEHDLAWQGMDKVPMWNDAGRKPYSFLDLPDSWKLAHYHCGVDELEARDPYAGLLASRHYTAFFEHATDSDALTFLARERSRQSRLMADLGVAEQDVNRDVRVVQFLDKLSLYVCLSDPRSGQGPDVPWLQRPFPELELAVGEPVEIHWQGPGRVGLKPFPFRAAFACDVLVRRVDKRRIAAVGIATAYQEAPVERERVTMAPA, encoded by the coding sequence GTGATCGTCGTGGACGAGGGAGACGCGTTTCGGATGGTTGCGCAGTACGATCACAGCCTGCACGCGGGCGAAATGGGCGCGTGGTTGCGGGATGAAGCGTTTTCGACCCTCGATCGGCGGACCTCGGTCCTCACGGGTGTTGCAGAGCACGACTTGGCCTGGCAGGGGATGGACAAGGTGCCCATGTGGAATGACGCCGGCAGGAAGCCGTACTCGTTTCTCGATCTGCCCGATTCTTGGAAACTGGCTCATTATCACTGCGGGGTCGACGAACTCGAGGCTCGAGATCCGTACGCTGGTCTCCTCGCAAGTCGGCATTACACGGCCTTCTTCGAGCATGCCACGGATTCGGACGCGCTGACGTTCCTCGCGCGGGAGCGGTCGCGCCAATCACGCCTCATGGCGGATCTCGGCGTAGCGGAGCAAGATGTGAACCGCGATGTGCGCGTGGTCCAGTTTCTCGATAAACTATCCTTGTACGTGTGCCTGAGCGATCCGCGTTCCGGCCAGGGCCCTGATGTCCCGTGGCTTCAGCGTCCCTTCCCAGAGCTGGAGCTGGCCGTGGGCGAACCCGTTGAGATTCATTGGCAGGGGCCCGGCCGAGTCGGATTGAAACCGTTTCCTTTTCGTGCCGCGTTCGCGTGCGACGTCCTGGTGCGAAGGGTGGACAAACGCCGCATCGCGGCGGTCGGGATCGCCACTGCTTATCAGGAGGCACCTGTCGAGCGAGAGCGCGTGACCATGGCGCCCGCGTAA
- the trxA gene encoding thioredoxin, translating to MATLTLSEASFTALLRDAAKPVLVDFWASWCAPCRLMAPVIEAVARQFEGELIVGKLNVDDHPRVAQAYGVMSIPTLIGFREGLPVMRLQGLAPKHVVLQALESVWNDGRDGE from the coding sequence ATGGCCACGTTGACACTGTCTGAGGCGTCCTTCACCGCGCTCCTTCGCGACGCCGCGAAACCCGTCCTCGTGGACTTCTGGGCGTCGTGGTGTGCACCATGTCGGCTTATGGCGCCCGTGATTGAGGCGGTGGCGCGCCAGTTCGAAGGAGAGCTGATTGTGGGCAAACTGAATGTGGATGATCATCCGCGCGTCGCGCAGGCGTACGGGGTGATGAGCATCCCGACGCTGATAGGATTTCGCGAGGGACTGCCGGTGATGCGGCTTCAGGGGCTGGCGCCGAAACACGTTGTGCTCCAAGCTCTGGAGTCCGTATGGAACGACGGGAGGGATGGAGAATGA
- the istB gene encoding IS21-like element helper ATPase IstB, whose translation MSEALVVAQVEEQLLDLGLKRAAAVLPACVEWAAGQEATYVAFLQRLLEAEQEERHSRAMQARLRLANFPFHKTLADFDFSFQPSVDERQIRELATLTFVQECGNVIFLGPPGVGKTHLAVALGMEAIRQRMSVYFVTMQKLVSDLRRAYQEGRLDRRLRVYTQPKILICDEVGYLPLDALDAANFFRLVSERYERGSLLITSNTSFTNWGTLFGDQVLAAALLDRLLHHATTVNIRGNSYRMKDKLRAGVTHGFSATRDEANTCVGNESR comes from the coding sequence ATGAGCGAGGCATTGGTGGTCGCTCAGGTCGAGGAACAACTGTTGGACCTGGGCTTGAAGCGAGCTGCTGCCGTCTTGCCGGCGTGCGTGGAGTGGGCCGCCGGGCAAGAGGCGACCTATGTCGCATTTCTCCAGCGTTTGCTGGAGGCTGAGCAGGAGGAGCGGCACAGCCGGGCCATGCAGGCTCGGCTGCGCTTGGCGAACTTCCCGTTCCACAAGACACTCGCCGACTTCGACTTCTCGTTCCAGCCATCTGTGGATGAGCGCCAAATCCGAGAGCTCGCAACGCTAACGTTTGTCCAAGAATGCGGAAACGTGATTTTCCTAGGGCCTCCAGGGGTGGGAAAGACGCATTTGGCCGTGGCCCTCGGCATGGAGGCGATTCGCCAGCGGATGAGCGTCTACTTCGTCACCATGCAGAAACTCGTGAGCGATTTACGCCGAGCCTACCAAGAAGGGCGGCTGGACAGGCGGCTCCGAGTCTATACGCAGCCAAAGATTCTGATCTGTGATGAGGTGGGCTACTTGCCTCTTGACGCGCTCGACGCCGCGAACTTTTTCCGGCTGGTCTCAGAGAGGTACGAGCGAGGGTCGTTGCTCATCACGTCCAACACGAGTTTCACGAATTGGGGAACGCTCTTTGGCGACCAGGTCCTGGCTGCCGCCTTACTCGACCGTTTGTTGCATCATGCAACGACCGTGAATATCCGTGGCAACAGTTACCGCATGAAAGACAAGCTGCGAGCTGGCGTTACGCACGGATTCTCGGCAACAAGAGACGAAGCGAACACATGTGTGGGGAACGAATCGCGATGA
- a CDS encoding DUF1156 domain-containing protein — protein sequence MGREDFIEKLPHQTCRGTFASNAQGRSYGFVEFKDYFTHRQLIALSTFSDLVSEARKKVYEDARNSGMPDDGIGLEDGGSGATAYADAVAVYLALAVDKLADRLSSIASWDSSRENIRNTFSRQAIPMVWDFAEANPFSDSTGNWMAMVDWVWEAVENAPMQAIAGEAHIANAQTQTLSTGKIVSTDPPYYDNIGYADLSDFFYVWLRRSLHTVLPGLFATVAVPKDEELVATPYRHGTREEANSFFLQGMSNAMDQLVRSAHPAFPVTIYYAFKQSDTDQDGTSSIGWIAFLEALLRAGFSITGTWPLRTELTNRILGQDSNALASSIVIVCRKRSSDAEKVSRRHFLRELNTVIPDALSEMVNGGTGRSPIAAVDLQQAAIGPGMAVFSKYAAVLEADGSPMTVKTALQLINRIVDSYLHASDAEVDANTLFCINWFDQFGWSEADFGRADVLARAKGTSVDAVRAGDVLTAGHGKVRLLRWQEYPSDWRPGQEHDTPVWEALHHLIRALQLEGEQTAGELLAGMYGLSESIRSLAYRLYTLCERKGWAEEARAYNELIASWDAIAEVAQKTGLSGSQLTLDVE from the coding sequence GTGGGTAGAGAAGATTTTATAGAAAAGTTACCGCATCAAACCTGCAGAGGGACATTTGCCAGTAACGCACAAGGAAGAAGTTATGGTTTTGTCGAGTTCAAGGATTACTTTACACACAGACAGCTGATCGCTCTGAGTACCTTTTCTGATCTCGTTTCAGAAGCACGGAAAAAGGTGTACGAGGATGCACGTAACAGCGGGATGCCGGACGATGGAATAGGACTTGAGGATGGTGGTTCAGGTGCGACGGCATATGCGGATGCGGTGGCGGTGTATTTGGCTCTTGCGGTTGATAAATTGGCAGATAGGCTGTCTTCAATAGCAAGTTGGGATTCATCAAGAGAGAACATTCGTAACACGTTCTCCAGACAAGCCATCCCCATGGTATGGGATTTTGCTGAGGCGAATCCTTTTTCGGACTCGACGGGAAACTGGATGGCCATGGTAGATTGGGTGTGGGAAGCAGTAGAGAATGCTCCGATGCAAGCAATAGCGGGTGAAGCTCATATTGCGAATGCGCAGACGCAAACCCTAAGTACAGGCAAAATCGTTTCGACGGATCCTCCGTACTACGACAATATTGGTTACGCGGATCTTTCAGACTTCTTCTATGTATGGCTTCGACGATCCTTGCACACAGTTCTTCCGGGACTTTTTGCAACGGTTGCTGTCCCGAAGGATGAAGAGTTGGTTGCAACGCCGTATCGCCACGGCACCCGGGAAGAGGCCAATTCCTTCTTCTTGCAAGGCATGTCAAACGCCATGGACCAATTGGTCCGTTCTGCGCACCCTGCGTTTCCAGTTACGATATATTACGCCTTTAAGCAGTCTGATACCGATCAGGATGGAACTTCGTCGATCGGTTGGATCGCATTTCTAGAGGCGCTGCTTAGGGCCGGGTTCTCTATCACGGGGACTTGGCCTCTACGTACTGAGCTGACGAACCGTATCCTTGGGCAGGACAGCAATGCACTCGCTTCTTCCATTGTGATTGTGTGCCGGAAAAGATCGAGTGACGCTGAAAAGGTATCACGAAGGCATTTTCTCCGAGAGCTCAATACCGTAATCCCCGATGCACTTTCGGAGATGGTGAACGGGGGCACGGGTCGGTCGCCTATCGCCGCAGTCGATCTCCAACAAGCTGCGATTGGCCCCGGTATGGCCGTATTCTCCAAATACGCCGCAGTGCTTGAAGCAGATGGGTCACCGATGACGGTGAAGACGGCTTTACAGTTAATTAATCGAATTGTTGACTCTTATTTGCATGCCTCCGATGCGGAGGTCGACGCCAACACGTTATTTTGCATAAACTGGTTCGACCAATTCGGATGGTCAGAGGCTGACTTCGGGCGTGCCGACGTCTTGGCGCGTGCCAAGGGGACGAGTGTGGATGCGGTACGCGCTGGGGATGTTCTGACTGCGGGTCATGGCAAAGTCCGATTGCTGCGGTGGCAGGAGTATCCGTCCGATTGGAGGCCGGGCCAGGAGCATGACACACCCGTATGGGAGGCGCTCCATCATCTGATCCGTGCACTCCAACTGGAAGGTGAGCAGACTGCGGGAGAGCTGCTTGCGGGCATGTACGGTCTTTCCGAGTCTATCCGCTCATTGGCGTATCGGCTCTATACATTGTGTGAGCGCAAGGGATGGGCGGAAGAGGCAAGGGCATACAACGAACTGATTGCGAGTTGGGATGCCATTGCCGAAGTGGCTCAAAAGACTGGGCTGTCGGGTTCTCAATTAACTCTGGATGTGGAATAG
- a CDS encoding DUF6788 family protein, producing MVIPLSKRSILVLHRNRQQQHLLAHLDGAIAGSLVETYRTCGKPNCICHSGQKHGPYYLLTWSENGRTRTCHVPADKVDAVRTGVERFRAAREALQKLGEYNRRLMLED from the coding sequence GTGGTGATCCCTTTGTCTAAAAGAAGCATCCTCGTCCTACATCGAAATCGTCAACAGCAACACTTGCTCGCTCATCTCGATGGAGCGATCGCTGGCTCACTTGTCGAAACCTACCGCACTTGTGGCAAACCCAATTGCATCTGCCATTCCGGGCAAAAACACGGGCCGTACTACCTGCTGACGTGGTCGGAGAATGGCCGGACGCGTACCTGCCACGTCCCCGCCGACAAAGTGGATGCCGTACGCACTGGGGTTGAGCGTTTTCGCGCCGCGCGAGAGGCGCTACAGAAACTGGGCGAGTACAATCGCCGTCTGATGCTGGAGGACTGA
- a CDS encoding DUF302 domain-containing protein: MTETWARVYDSPHSVDETVERVTAALKERQFGVLWQMDVPETLRAKGMPFSTPYRILEVCNPQAANEVLSQNLQVGYFLPCKVVVYQDGERTKVAFPRPTSLIGWIGDSALDPVAARVEGALESAIAEATGD, encoded by the coding sequence ATGACCGAAACCTGGGCTCGCGTTTATGATTCGCCGCATTCAGTGGACGAGACGGTCGAGCGGGTCACCGCGGCGCTGAAGGAGCGGCAGTTCGGCGTTCTGTGGCAAATGGACGTACCTGAGACGCTTCGCGCCAAGGGCATGCCGTTTTCGACCCCGTACCGAATTCTCGAGGTGTGTAACCCCCAGGCCGCAAACGAGGTCTTGTCGCAAAACCTTCAGGTCGGGTATTTTCTCCCCTGCAAAGTCGTGGTGTACCAGGACGGTGAGCGCACGAAGGTGGCGTTTCCAAGGCCGACGTCGCTCATCGGCTGGATTGGCGATTCCGCCCTGGATCCCGTTGCAGCGCGCGTCGAGGGTGCGCTGGAAAGCGCCATCGCTGAGGCCACGGGCGACTGA
- the istA gene encoding IS21 family transposase — translation MEIRQLYEAGVSISELARRFGYDRKTIRSALNSSVEEKQGERASRGERKKGSKLEPYKDYVKQRMQLGVLNAVRILREIREQGYTGGITVLREFMKPLRPVVSAKATERYESDPGEQAQIDLGAFPYYDSHGQRRTIWAFAMVLAYSRMLYVEFIKAADQLHILQALRNALEFFGGVPRVILSDNCSSLVVANDGQGHVDWQPAYLDFAKFYGFVPKACRPRRSQTKGKVERPIRYIRDNFWPVAFVDEADLNRQVAWWRDHVANVRIHGTTHEQPIVRFQAEKLQPLPATPYMLACAGLRKVMSDCRVSWNTNLYTVPWRYVGHTVLVREFESGRLQIEYGGQVIAEHCVLSGKHQISTDPEHYKNLPRDTANPARGKTAGWQVDPDVEQRELGVYEQIAMGGHVQ, via the coding sequence ATGGAAATCAGGCAACTCTACGAGGCAGGCGTCAGCATCTCGGAGCTGGCCAGAAGATTCGGCTATGACCGAAAGACCATTCGCAGTGCACTGAATTCATCGGTGGAGGAGAAGCAGGGCGAAAGAGCGTCGCGTGGGGAGCGAAAGAAAGGTTCCAAGCTGGAGCCCTACAAAGATTACGTGAAGCAGCGCATGCAACTTGGTGTGCTCAACGCTGTACGAATTCTACGAGAGATTCGGGAGCAGGGCTATACCGGCGGGATCACCGTCCTGCGAGAGTTCATGAAGCCCCTTCGCCCGGTGGTCTCTGCCAAGGCCACGGAACGCTATGAGTCGGACCCTGGTGAACAAGCCCAGATCGACTTGGGGGCCTTCCCCTACTACGATTCGCACGGTCAGCGACGAACGATTTGGGCCTTCGCCATGGTACTCGCCTACTCCCGCATGCTCTACGTTGAGTTTATCAAAGCGGCAGACCAACTGCACATCCTTCAGGCCCTTCGCAACGCGCTGGAGTTCTTTGGCGGTGTGCCTCGGGTGATTCTCAGCGACAACTGTTCGTCTTTGGTCGTCGCCAATGACGGTCAGGGTCACGTGGACTGGCAACCGGCGTATCTCGATTTTGCCAAGTTCTACGGATTCGTACCCAAGGCATGTCGGCCTCGCCGGAGCCAGACCAAAGGCAAGGTAGAACGGCCCATTCGCTATATCCGGGACAACTTCTGGCCAGTTGCCTTTGTGGACGAAGCGGATTTGAACCGACAGGTCGCGTGGTGGCGCGATCACGTCGCCAACGTCCGCATCCACGGAACGACACATGAACAGCCCATCGTGCGGTTTCAAGCTGAGAAGCTGCAACCGCTACCGGCCACCCCATATATGTTGGCTTGTGCAGGTCTTCGGAAGGTGATGAGTGACTGCCGGGTCTCCTGGAACACGAACTTGTACACTGTTCCCTGGCGGTACGTGGGCCACACGGTCCTGGTTCGGGAATTCGAGTCTGGCCGCCTGCAAATCGAGTACGGCGGACAGGTGATTGCAGAACATTGCGTGCTGTCCGGCAAGCATCAAATCTCCACGGATCCCGAGCACTACAAGAACCTCCCTCGGGACACCGCGAATCCAGCGCGGGGTAAGACAGCGGGATGGCAAGTCGATCCGGACGTGGAGCAGCGCGAGCTTGGGGTCTATGAACAGATCGCCATGGGAGGTCATGTGCAATGA
- a CDS encoding rhodanese-like domain-containing protein: MSWIWIIAVMAIVGLWAWRSLPAKGVRPISAEELKNLLRDKRSGAQLVDVREPSEFRGGHIQGFKNIPLGELPNRSAELDKDKPVIVMCRSGARSARAAKWLARHGFRDVRNLTGGIMAWNAAKRRSS, from the coding sequence ATGTCGTGGATTTGGATCATTGCGGTCATGGCCATCGTGGGCCTGTGGGCTTGGCGCTCATTACCGGCCAAGGGCGTTCGGCCGATCTCGGCAGAGGAGTTGAAAAATCTCCTGAGAGACAAAAGGTCAGGCGCGCAGCTCGTCGATGTGCGGGAGCCTTCGGAATTTCGGGGCGGTCACATTCAGGGGTTCAAGAACATTCCACTCGGCGAGTTGCCGAATCGAAGCGCGGAATTGGACAAGGATAAACCCGTGATCGTCATGTGCCGCTCCGGTGCGCGCAGCGCTCGCGCGGCCAAGTGGCTCGCACGCCACGGTTTTCGGGACGTGCGCAATCTCACGGGCGGGATCATGGCCTGGAATGCGGCGAAGCGGCGCTCGTCCTGA
- a CDS encoding IS1634 family transposase — MREAFQLFGPVRSYVMGPAPVLARLIDELKWVEIIDEFVPRPDSKLSIGLRTKALLVNIGTNREALYRVEEFYAQRDVEVLLGNGVSADDLHDDALARALDALYDAGLEALYARIALHTLRRLRVLSDSNELIPIHADTTSLSVTGEYLDQTAFRIDRGFSKDHRPDLKQIVFGLCTVHGLGLCANVNPGNLDDHTWNFENIQQLLSQLDEETRKRSVYVADAALVTKDNLELLAEEDIHFISRLPGTYKLSEDLKRAAWEKENSWKEVGRLAEAEDSAHYRIQAFRRTLYGRTYRFVVVRSSSLDTRKERKLEEVLKREKAALEKAAKAMNQNVYSCEQDAQMAMQTFMHEHRATLHPISARICAEQVQEKRARRGRPRKDDPPPPVHTQYRVEVEILPPSEERVQQWREKEATFVLITDIRDDQRVSDEQILRLYKEQHEVEARFRYLKSPYHVGPIYLHKPTRVKAFGFVMLLSLLLYSVLEYLIREKMKRETEPLMLPGKRKSFRPTGLAILEMLDGMTTVHMQVGDTWQRVPATPHNPQIMRVLKLLNMDLSIYTEAQKTA; from the coding sequence GTGCGGGAGGCTTTCCAGTTGTTCGGTCCAGTTCGCTCGTATGTCATGGGGCCTGCGCCCGTTTTAGCCAGACTGATCGACGAATTGAAGTGGGTAGAGATCATCGACGAGTTCGTGCCACGTCCGGATAGCAAGCTGTCCATCGGGTTGCGTACCAAGGCGTTGCTAGTTAATATCGGCACGAACCGCGAAGCCCTCTACCGAGTGGAGGAGTTCTACGCGCAACGGGATGTGGAAGTCCTGCTTGGAAACGGCGTCTCCGCAGACGATCTCCATGATGACGCTTTGGCCCGGGCTCTGGATGCCTTGTACGACGCAGGTCTCGAGGCATTATACGCGCGTATCGCCCTACACACGCTACGCAGACTCCGGGTGCTCAGCGATTCCAACGAACTCATCCCCATCCATGCGGATACCACGTCGCTCTCTGTGACAGGCGAGTACCTGGACCAAACAGCGTTTCGCATTGACCGGGGATTCTCCAAGGACCACCGGCCTGATCTCAAGCAAATTGTGTTTGGACTTTGCACCGTCCATGGTCTGGGGCTATGCGCGAACGTCAACCCTGGGAACTTGGACGATCACACATGGAATTTCGAGAACATCCAGCAACTCCTGAGCCAGCTCGATGAGGAGACGCGAAAGAGAAGCGTCTACGTCGCGGACGCGGCGTTGGTGACGAAGGACAACCTTGAGCTTTTGGCGGAGGAAGACATCCATTTCATCTCACGACTGCCGGGGACGTATAAGCTGTCCGAGGACCTGAAGAGAGCGGCATGGGAGAAAGAAAACAGCTGGAAAGAAGTCGGTCGGCTCGCTGAGGCGGAAGACAGCGCCCATTACAGGATCCAGGCCTTCCGTCGCACGCTGTACGGGCGAACGTATCGATTCGTGGTGGTGCGCTCCTCCAGCCTGGATACCCGGAAGGAGCGCAAGCTCGAAGAGGTGCTCAAGCGTGAGAAGGCTGCGCTGGAGAAAGCGGCCAAGGCGATGAACCAAAACGTCTACAGTTGTGAACAAGATGCACAGATGGCCATGCAGACCTTCATGCACGAACACCGTGCCACTTTGCATCCCATCTCCGCCCGCATATGTGCCGAGCAGGTGCAGGAAAAACGCGCGCGCCGCGGTCGCCCGCGCAAAGATGACCCGCCACCGCCGGTGCATACACAGTACCGTGTGGAAGTGGAGATCTTACCGCCTTCTGAGGAGCGGGTTCAGCAGTGGCGAGAGAAGGAAGCGACGTTTGTGCTCATCACCGACATCCGCGATGATCAGCGTGTGTCAGATGAACAGATCCTCCGCCTGTATAAGGAACAACACGAGGTGGAGGCGCGTTTTCGATATCTGAAAAGCCCGTATCACGTGGGTCCCATCTACCTGCATAAGCCGACACGGGTGAAAGCGTTCGGTTTCGTCATGCTGTTATCCCTACTCTTGTATAGTGTATTGGAATATCTCATCCGAGAGAAGATGAAACGGGAAACGGAACCGCTCATGCTGCCAGGCAAACGAAAGAGTTTTCGTCCAACAGGGTTGGCCATCCTCGAGATGCTGGATGGAATGACGACCGTGCACATGCAGGTCGGCGACACGTGGCAGCGAGTACCTGCAACGCCTCATAATCCTCAGATCATGAGGGTTCTTAAGCTGCTGAACATGGACCTGAGCATCTACACGGAAGCGCAAAAGACGGCTTGA
- a CDS encoding ABC transporter ATP-binding protein — translation MPMAVECDGVSFSIANRPILRGVTCSIAPGETVGLLGPNGAGKTTLLRLIAGMLVPESGRIRVVGQPPSWRTLVHTALLPERGHLPGWLTVGEWFQYARRLYPDWSEASEHQLVEDLALRLDRPISRLSRGEATRVGLVTCLARRTEVVLLDEPFTGIDPLAREVIATAIVRECASLGRTVILATHDIRECESLFDRVLFLKEGALAADESADVIRMRGLSVAARYREVFAT, via the coding sequence ATGCCAATGGCCGTTGAGTGCGACGGCGTCTCGTTTTCCATCGCCAATCGCCCGATTTTGCGCGGCGTCACGTGTTCCATCGCGCCAGGGGAAACCGTGGGTCTGCTTGGGCCAAACGGCGCGGGCAAGACGACGTTGCTGCGGCTCATCGCAGGCATGCTCGTGCCCGAGTCCGGGCGGATTCGCGTCGTCGGCCAGCCGCCAAGCTGGCGGACGCTCGTCCACACGGCGCTTTTGCCGGAGCGCGGTCACCTGCCCGGCTGGCTCACGGTCGGCGAGTGGTTTCAATACGCCCGCCGGCTCTACCCGGACTGGAGCGAAGCGAGCGAGCATCAGCTCGTCGAGGATCTCGCCCTCCGCCTGGATCGCCCCATCTCGCGCCTTTCCCGCGGCGAGGCGACGCGAGTGGGCCTCGTGACGTGTCTCGCGCGCCGCACCGAGGTGGTGCTTCTCGACGAGCCGTTCACCGGCATCGATCCCCTGGCGCGCGAAGTCATCGCAACCGCCATCGTGCGCGAGTGCGCGAGCCTGGGCCGCACGGTCATCCTGGCGACGCACGACATCCGGGAGTGCGAGTCGCTGTTCGATCGCGTCCTCTTTCTGAAAGAAGGGGCCCTTGCGGCGGATGAATCGGCCGACGTCATTCGGATGCGCGGATTATCCGTCGCGGCGCGCTATCGGGAGGTGTTTGCGACGTGA
- a CDS encoding ATP-binding protein — translation MIMLLKPWREVAVPHEDVLRGTFQQSEFAADLTRVHNGTATDEYRDPKLFYARTYITEGMRLLLDSIVRRLCGIGGEPVVQLQTAFGGGKTHTLLAVYHLAKGEVPLHELHGVGPIVDAVGVVEVPKARVVVLDGNQLSPNQPQMRDGQPVRTMWGELAWQLGTWAAYERIRKSDESGTSPGKGVLSALLEEHAPCVILMDELVAYLRQFEEGRQYTGGTFESNLSFIQALTEAVKAVPNAMVLASLPESELELGGPRAQLTLDSLEKIFGRVQALWKPVGTEEAFEIVRRRLFSAIADERAMEETCQAYMQMYLQHAGEFPPETQESRYLERLRASYPIHPAVFDALYNVWSSMDKFQRTRGVLRLMAKAIHKLWADGNASPMIQPADLPIDFADVRNDLLYYLPQGWDPVVERDVDGPRSETARLDRDTRFGAVQAARRVARTIFLNTAPVNSGLKLPKKIAPDSSKTADSIPQNHRDSFPTHVFASSLVAENPCVTPARSLSFMR, via the coding sequence ATGATCATGCTTCTCAAGCCTTGGCGCGAGGTGGCCGTGCCGCATGAGGATGTGTTGCGCGGGACCTTTCAGCAGTCAGAGTTTGCGGCCGATTTGACACGTGTTCACAATGGCACGGCGACGGATGAATATCGGGATCCGAAGCTGTTTTACGCTCGGACCTACATCACCGAAGGTATGCGTTTGCTTCTTGACTCCATCGTGCGTCGTCTGTGTGGCATTGGCGGAGAGCCAGTGGTGCAGCTCCAGACAGCGTTCGGAGGAGGCAAGACCCATACCCTGCTGGCCGTGTATCACCTGGCCAAAGGAGAAGTGCCTTTACACGAGTTGCATGGCGTCGGTCCTATCGTCGACGCCGTCGGTGTCGTGGAGGTTCCAAAAGCCAGGGTTGTGGTGCTTGACGGCAATCAATTGTCTCCGAACCAGCCGCAAATGCGCGATGGACAGCCTGTACGGACGATGTGGGGGGAACTGGCGTGGCAGCTTGGTACGTGGGCCGCGTATGAGCGAATCAGGAAATCCGACGAATCGGGGACGTCCCCAGGCAAGGGAGTGCTGTCGGCACTCCTAGAGGAACACGCTCCTTGCGTCATTCTCATGGACGAGCTCGTGGCGTACCTTCGCCAATTCGAAGAGGGCCGTCAGTATACGGGCGGAACCTTCGAATCGAACTTGTCCTTCATTCAAGCGCTGACGGAGGCGGTAAAGGCCGTCCCGAACGCGATGGTGCTTGCATCGTTGCCCGAATCCGAGCTCGAGCTCGGAGGTCCGCGTGCTCAGTTGACCCTCGACAGCTTGGAGAAGATATTCGGCCGAGTACAGGCCCTTTGGAAACCGGTTGGTACCGAAGAAGCATTCGAGATTGTTCGGCGCCGACTATTTTCCGCGATCGCGGACGAGCGGGCGATGGAAGAAACCTGCCAAGCGTACATGCAGATGTACCTGCAGCATGCCGGTGAGTTTCCACCGGAGACACAGGAAAGTCGGTATTTGGAACGCTTGCGGGCTTCATATCCGATTCACCCAGCGGTCTTCGACGCCTTGTACAACGTTTGGTCGTCAATGGATAAATTCCAGCGGACACGCGGTGTCCTGCGCCTGATGGCAAAGGCGATTCACAAACTGTGGGCGGACGGCAACGCATCGCCGATGATCCAACCTGCTGATTTGCCCATCGACTTTGCGGACGTGCGCAACGACCTCTTGTACTATCTTCCGCAGGGATGGGACCCTGTCGTAGAACGGGATGTGGACGGTCCAAGGTCAGAGACCGCAAGACTCGACCGTGATACCCGATTTGGTGCGGTTCAAGCAGCAAGGCGCGTTGCACGCACGATTTTTCTCAATACGGCACCTGTCAACAGCGGATTAAAACTCCCCAAAAAAATCGCGCCCGATTCCTCAAAAACAGCGGATTCGATTCCCCAAAATCATCGCGATTCGTTCCCCACACATGTGTTCGCTTCGTCTCTTGTTGCCGAGAATCCGTGCGTAACGCCAGCTCGCAGCTTGTCTTTCATGCGGTAA
- a CDS encoding GntR family transcriptional regulator: MTLDPPWHPPAWELDPSQPLYEQIAHRIRIEIAAARLPSGTRLPSVRDLAAHLRVTPNTVMRAYADLEQDGLLETFRGQGTFVARARDVIERARWRIARQAYAYVQRVADDLGMTAEELLQLGASLSEGDDAHANGR, encoded by the coding sequence TTGACGCTCGATCCTCCATGGCATCCTCCCGCGTGGGAGCTCGATCCGTCCCAGCCCCTGTACGAACAAATTGCACACCGGATTCGAATCGAGATTGCCGCGGCCCGGCTGCCAAGCGGCACGCGCCTCCCGTCCGTTCGCGATCTCGCCGCGCATCTGCGCGTGACCCCGAACACCGTGATGCGCGCGTACGCGGACCTCGAGCAGGACGGGCTGCTCGAGACGTTCCGTGGCCAAGGCACGTTTGTCGCGCGCGCGCGTGACGTGATCGAGCGCGCTCGCTGGCGCATCGCGCGGCAGGCGTACGCGTATGTGCAGCGCGTCGCGGACGATCTCGGCATGACCGCCGAGGAGCTTCTGCAGCTCGGGGCAAGCCTGTCAGAGGGAGATGATGCTCATGCCAATGGCCGTTGA